One Phaseolus vulgaris cultivar G19833 chromosome 4, P. vulgaris v2.0, whole genome shotgun sequence DNA window includes the following coding sequences:
- the LOC137837078 gene encoding protein trichome birefringence-like 19 produces the protein MKFLHIENTNPKQTVSKICILTCIILLIFTVTTALLKINRYKLPSTAFGDLKEPESLPSASVKKCDIFSGEWVPNPEAPYYTNTTCWAIHEHQNCMKHGRPDSEFMKWRWKPNECELPMFNPFQFLEIMRGKSMAFVGDSIARNHMQSMICLLSRVERPIDVSHMNDFSFKRWKYSSYNFTMANYWTPHLVRAKKMDSNSALFNVYIDELDETWTTQIKDFDHVIINGGQWFLGPIVFYEKQKVVGCQYCDLANMTHSNLYYGYRKVFRTTFRSILSLENFKGTTFLRTFSPSHFENGLWNKGGKCVRTKPFRSNETKLEGYDLELHKIRLEEFKVAMKEGRKKGLKLMLLDTTQAMLLRPDGHPNKYGYWPNENMTLYNDCVHWCLPGPIDTWSDFLLQMLKMENVRSISTNMLHR, from the exons atGAAGTTCCTGCATATTGAGAACACTAACCCCAAACAAACAGTGTCAAAAATATGTATACTAACATGCATAATCTTACTTATATTTACTGTCACCACAGCACTGTTGAAGATCAACAGATATAAGCTTCCATCCACTGCATTTGGTGATTTGAAGGAGCCAGAAAGCTTGCCCTCAGCATCTGTGAAGAAGTGTGACATTTTCAGTGGGGAATGGGTGCCAAATCCTGAGGCACCATACTATACAAACACTACCTGTTGGGCTATTCATGAGCACCAAAACTGCATGAAACATGGGAGACCTGATTCTGAGTTCATGAAGTGGAGGTGGAAGCCAAATGAGTGTGAACTCCCCATGTTCAACCCCTTTCAGTTCCTAGAAATTATGAGGGGAAAATCTATGGCTTTTGTTGGAGATTCCATAGCCAGAAATCACATGCAGTCAATGATTTGCCTTCTATCAAGG GTGGAGAGGCCCATTGATGTTTCCCACATGAATGACTTTTCCTTCAAGAGATGGAAGTACTCAAGTTACAACTTCACTATGGCTAATTATTGGACACCCCATCTAGTTAGGGCTAAAAAGATGGATTCAAATAGTGCCCTCTTCAATGTTTACATTGATGAGCTTGATGAAACATGGACAACTCAAATTAAAGACTTTGACCATGTTATCATCAATGGAGGACAATGGTTTTTGGGACCCATTGTGTTCTATGAGAAACAAAAAGTTGTTGGATGCCAATATTGTGACCTAGCAAATATGACTCACTCAAACTTGTACTATGGCTATAGAAAGGTTTTTAGAACCACATTTAGATCCATCCTTAGTTTAGAAAACTTTAAGGGTACTACATTCCTTAGAACATTTTCACCATCTCATTTTGAAAATGGGTTGTGGAATAAGGGTGGAAAGTGTGTGAGAACTAAGCCATTTAGGAGTAATGAAACAAAGTTAGAGGGCTATGATTTAGAGTTACATAAGATTCGATTAGAGGAATTCAAAGTTGCCATGaaagaaggaagaaagaaaggGTTGAAGTTGATGTTACTTGACACCACACAAGCAATGTTATTGAGACCAGatggtcaccctaataaatatGGGTATTGGCCTAATGAGAATATGACACTATATAATGATTGTGTTCATTGGTGCTTACCAGGTCCTATTGACACATGGAGTGATTTTCTACTACAAATGTTGAAAATGGAAAATGTAAGATCTATAAGTACAAATATGCTTcatagataa